From Mycolicibacterium gilvum, the proteins below share one genomic window:
- the ctaD gene encoding aa3-type cytochrome oxidase subunit I codes for MTDTVIPELKATRPFPARYKPKGTLIYQLITTTDHKLIGQMYFAATFGFFLAGGLMALFIRTELAVPGLQFLSNEQYNQMFTMHGTLMLLLFATPMVFAFANLILPLQIGAPDVAFPRLNAFSFWLFLFGGLIVLAGFITPGGAADFGWTAYAPLSDAIHSPGAGGDLWIMGLIVSGLGTILAAVNMITTVVCMRAPGMTMFRMPVFTWDVLITCILVLVAFPILTAALFGLAADRHLGAHVYDPANGGVLLWQHLFWFFGHPEVYIVALPFFGVITEIIPVFSRKPIFGYTTIVYATIGIMALSAAVWAHHMYATGAVLLPFFAFMSYLIAVPTGIKFVNWIGTMWKGQITFETPMLWAVGFLFTFLLGGLSGVILASPPLDFHVTDSYFLIAHFHYVLFGTIVFSMFGGFYFWFPKITGRLMDERLGKLHFWTTFIGFHTTFLVQHWLGDEGMPRRYADYLPSDGFTTLNVISTIGSFILGISTLFFLWNAFKSYRYGEPVTVDDPWGYGNSLEWATSCPPPRHNFTELPRIRSERPAFELHYPHMVERMRAEAHIGKHATAFESPEGFGPRTEPDRSS; via the coding sequence ATGACCGACACCGTGATCCCGGAGTTGAAGGCGACACGCCCTTTCCCGGCGCGTTATAAGCCTAAAGGCACCCTGATCTACCAGTTGATCACCACGACCGATCACAAGCTGATCGGACAAATGTACTTCGCCGCTACATTTGGGTTTTTTCTCGCCGGCGGTCTGATGGCCCTTTTCATTCGCACCGAGTTGGCCGTACCGGGGCTGCAATTTTTGTCCAACGAGCAGTACAACCAAATGTTCACCATGCACGGCACGTTGATGTTGCTGCTGTTCGCCACCCCGATGGTCTTCGCGTTCGCGAATCTGATTTTGCCGCTGCAGATCGGCGCGCCCGACGTCGCCTTCCCGCGCCTCAACGCCTTCTCGTTCTGGCTGTTTCTGTTCGGTGGTCTGATTGTCCTGGCTGGATTCATCACCCCTGGTGGTGCGGCCGACTTCGGGTGGACGGCGTATGCGCCCCTCAGCGATGCGATCCACTCACCCGGCGCCGGCGGGGATCTGTGGATCATGGGCCTGATCGTCTCCGGACTGGGCACCATCTTGGCTGCGGTCAACATGATCACCACGGTGGTCTGCATGCGCGCCCCGGGCATGACGATGTTCCGGATGCCGGTCTTCACCTGGGACGTGCTAATCACCTGCATCCTCGTTCTGGTCGCTTTCCCAATTCTGACGGCGGCGCTATTCGGACTTGCCGCCGACCGCCACCTCGGCGCCCACGTCTACGACCCGGCCAACGGCGGAGTGCTGCTGTGGCAGCACCTGTTCTGGTTCTTCGGCCACCCCGAGGTCTACATCGTGGCCTTGCCGTTCTTCGGCGTCATCACTGAGATCATCCCAGTATTCTCCCGCAAACCCATCTTCGGCTACACCACCATCGTCTACGCCACCATCGGCATCATGGCGCTGTCGGCGGCAGTATGGGCGCACCACATGTACGCCACCGGCGCCGTGCTACTGCCCTTCTTCGCGTTCATGTCCTACCTGATCGCCGTGCCGACCGGCATCAAGTTCGTCAACTGGATCGGCACCATGTGGAAAGGCCAGATCACGTTCGAAACCCCCATGCTGTGGGCGGTAGGCTTCCTCTTCACCTTCCTGCTCGGCGGCCTCTCGGGGGTCATCCTCGCGAGCCCCCCGCTGGACTTTCATGTCACTGACAGCTACTTCCTCATCGCCCACTTCCACTACGTGCTGTTCGGCACCATCGTGTTCTCCATGTTCGGCGGCTTCTACTTCTGGTTCCCGAAGATCACCGGCCGCCTCATGGATGAGCGACTCGGCAAGCTGCACTTCTGGACGACCTTCATCGGATTCCACACCACCTTCCTGGTCCAGCACTGGCTTGGCGATGAGGGCATGCCGCGCCGCTACGCCGACTACCTGCCCTCCGACGGCTTCACCACACTCAATGTCATCTCCACCATCGGGTCGTTCATCCTGGGGATATCAACCCTGTTCTTCCTGTGGAACGCGTTCAAGAGCTACCGCTATGGCGAACCCGTGACCGTGGACGATCCGTGGGGATACGGCAATTCCCTGGAATGGGCCACCAGCTGCCCGCCGCCGCGGCACAACTTCACCGAACTGCCCCGCATCCGGTCCGAACGGCCGGCTTTCGAACTGCACTATCCGCACATGGTCGAGCGGATGCGGGCCGAGGCGCACATCGGTAAACACGCCACGGCCTTTGAATCGCCTGAGGGTTTCGGGCCCCGGACCGAACCGGACCGCAGCAGCTAG
- a CDS encoding GntR family transcriptional regulator: protein MAQQGDLASRIDRSSALPLWAQVHADLLARIQAGEFTSGFPGEHALTSGYGVSRHTVREALRHLRHAGVLIAERGRATRLAEVPVIEQPLGALYSLFAAVEATGVPQHSVVRVLDVRTDPTVATTLELPPDASLVYLERLRMAGDHPLALDFAWLPAEVARPLLEADFTHTALYIELETRCGVRLTGGREDITAVVPEPPEAELLALDERCAALAIRRLSCVEQKPIELRHTLIRADRFTVSARFSPTEGYRFLTEGALSPSS, encoded by the coding sequence GTGGCCCAGCAGGGAGACCTCGCATCGCGCATCGATCGCAGCAGCGCGCTCCCGTTATGGGCGCAAGTGCATGCTGACCTCCTGGCACGCATCCAGGCCGGTGAATTCACCTCCGGCTTTCCCGGAGAGCATGCCTTGACCAGCGGCTATGGCGTGAGCCGTCACACTGTGCGCGAAGCGCTGCGCCATCTGCGCCACGCGGGCGTATTGATCGCCGAGCGGGGACGAGCGACCAGACTTGCCGAAGTGCCGGTGATCGAGCAGCCCCTTGGTGCGCTCTACAGCCTGTTCGCCGCAGTCGAGGCCACCGGGGTGCCCCAGCACAGTGTGGTACGCGTCCTCGACGTCCGAACAGACCCCACCGTGGCCACAACACTGGAACTGCCACCCGACGCGTCGTTGGTCTACCTGGAGCGTCTTCGCATGGCCGGCGATCATCCCCTCGCCCTAGACTTCGCCTGGTTGCCCGCCGAAGTCGCCCGACCGCTCCTGGAGGCGGACTTCACCCATACCGCGCTCTACATCGAACTCGAGACCCGTTGCGGCGTTCGATTGACCGGCGGGCGCGAAGACATCACCGCAGTCGTTCCCGAACCGCCGGAAGCCGAGCTGCTCGCGCTCGACGAGCGCTGCGCCGCCCTGGCCATCCGCAGGCTCAGTTGCGTAGAACAGAAGCCAATCGAACTGCGCCACACGCTAATTCGCGCAGACCGCTTCACCGTCAGCGCCCGCTTCTCCCCGACCGAGGGCTACCGATTCCTCACCGAGGGCGCCCTGTCGCCGAGCAGCTGA
- a CDS encoding DUF302 domain-containing protein: protein MTLAISTTLQTGFDEAVRRTREALSEQGFGVLTEIDVKATLKKKLDQDMEDYLILGACNPPLAHQAIDVDRQIGLLLPCNVVVRADRDEPGTVIVDAMDPQIMVQVADQVGLQPVADSAAAKLRAAIESLTSAADSSR, encoded by the coding sequence ATGACGTTGGCCATATCAACCACACTGCAAACGGGGTTCGATGAGGCCGTGCGCCGAACCCGAGAAGCATTGTCCGAACAGGGTTTCGGCGTGCTGACCGAGATCGACGTGAAAGCGACGTTGAAGAAGAAGCTCGATCAGGACATGGAGGACTACTTGATCCTGGGTGCCTGCAACCCGCCGCTGGCACACCAGGCCATCGACGTCGATCGCCAGATCGGCCTGCTGCTGCCCTGCAACGTCGTCGTACGCGCAGACCGTGACGAACCCGGGACGGTGATTGTCGACGCGATGGACCCGCAGATCATGGTTCAGGTCGCTGATCAGGTCGGGCTGCAACCTGTCGCCGACAGCGCGGCCGCCAAATTGCGTGCCGCCATCGAATCGCTGACGTCCGCCGCCGACTCTTCCCGTTAG
- a CDS encoding NAD(P)/FAD-dependent oxidoreductase — MNAVGHQVVVIGGGNAGVSLAARLRHAGMNDVGIIEPSDTHYYQPLWTLVGGGCVKADASARPQASVMPQGVGWVKDRACEIDPEKQRVSTEGGVTVGYDHLVVCPGIQLDWTAVPGMAESLDSAAVSSNYRYDLAPKTWELIRSMRSGTAIFTMPSGPIKCAGAPQKIAYLAADYWRRQGVLSKIRIVMVLPTPGMFGVKEFSDELERVVARYGIEVRFNSEVTTVNPDTRTVTITDNAADSTSEVGYDLLHVVPRQSAPDWIKSSPLRADDNPGGYVDVDKNTMRHNSFDNIFALGDAGSTPNSKTGAAIRKQAPVVAANLADSIAGRPLSASYGGYASCPLTTARDKMLLAEFDYTMRPAPSIPFIDTTHERRDMWLLKRYGLPAMYWNLILKGRA, encoded by the coding sequence GTGAATGCAGTAGGACATCAGGTCGTCGTCATTGGGGGCGGTAACGCGGGAGTGTCGCTGGCGGCACGCCTTCGGCATGCGGGCATGAACGACGTCGGGATCATCGAGCCCTCGGACACGCACTACTACCAGCCGTTGTGGACGCTGGTCGGCGGGGGCTGTGTGAAGGCGGACGCCAGCGCTCGGCCGCAGGCGTCGGTGATGCCGCAGGGTGTGGGATGGGTCAAGGATCGGGCTTGTGAGATCGATCCGGAGAAGCAGCGCGTCAGCACCGAAGGTGGGGTCACTGTCGGTTACGACCACCTCGTGGTGTGTCCGGGTATCCAGCTCGACTGGACTGCGGTGCCCGGTATGGCCGAATCCTTGGACTCGGCAGCGGTGTCGAGTAACTATCGCTACGACTTGGCGCCCAAGACATGGGAGTTGATCAGGTCGATGCGGTCGGGAACGGCGATTTTCACGATGCCGTCGGGGCCGATCAAGTGTGCGGGTGCGCCGCAGAAGATCGCTTACCTGGCTGCCGATTACTGGCGGCGCCAGGGGGTGCTGTCCAAGATTCGGATCGTCATGGTGTTGCCGACCCCGGGCATGTTCGGTGTGAAGGAGTTCTCCGACGAACTTGAACGCGTCGTGGCCCGCTATGGCATCGAGGTGCGCTTCAACAGTGAAGTCACCACCGTCAATCCCGACACCCGCACGGTGACGATCACAGACAACGCCGCCGACAGCACCTCCGAGGTCGGCTATGACCTGCTGCATGTCGTCCCCCGCCAGTCGGCGCCGGACTGGATCAAATCCAGCCCGCTGCGCGCTGACGACAATCCCGGCGGCTACGTCGATGTGGACAAGAACACTATGCGGCACAATTCCTTTGACAACATCTTTGCTCTCGGCGATGCCGGATCGACACCGAACTCCAAAACCGGTGCCGCGATCCGCAAGCAGGCCCCAGTGGTGGCGGCCAACCTGGCTGACAGCATCGCCGGCCGCCCACTGTCGGCGTCCTACGGCGGATACGCGTCGTGTCCGTTGACCACCGCGCGCGACAAGATGCTGCTCGCCGAGTTCGACTACACGATGCGCCCGGCACCCTCGATCCCGTTCATCGACACTACCCACGAACGGCGCGACATGTGGCTGCTCAAGCGCTACGGGCTTCCCGCGATGTACTGGAACCTGATTCTCAAGGGCCGGGCGTGA
- a CDS encoding metal-sensitive transcriptional regulator, with translation MVSDEEAMALVLNRLRRAQGQLAGVVAMIEAGRDCKDVVTQLAAVSKALDRAGFKIVATGMRQCLTGAIPEGTQPMTEAELEKLFLALA, from the coding sequence TTGGTCAGCGACGAAGAGGCCATGGCATTGGTGCTCAACAGGTTGCGGCGTGCGCAGGGACAACTGGCAGGCGTCGTGGCGATGATCGAAGCGGGCCGCGACTGCAAAGACGTGGTGACCCAACTCGCCGCGGTGTCCAAGGCGCTCGACCGGGCTGGGTTCAAGATCGTCGCCACCGGAATGCGGCAATGCCTGACCGGCGCAATTCCCGAGGGCACGCAGCCAATGACCGAAGCCGAACTGGAGAAGCTGTTCTTGGCCTTGGCATGA
- a CDS encoding rhodanese-like domain-containing protein: MTTPSAAFLIDPSELEEMLGSPTPPRVLDVRTPGEFETVHIGGAYNVPLDLLREHREDISRHLDQDVVLVCRSGQRAAQAEEALRGVGLPNVHVLDGGMAAWESRGLAVNKGRTRWDLERQVRLVAGSLVLSSVLASVVAPKVKWLAAGIGGGLTFAAVSDTCAMGMLLAKLPYNRGTSCDAQSIVAELSATATPR, from the coding sequence ATGACAACTCCGAGTGCCGCCTTCCTGATCGACCCGTCCGAGCTTGAGGAGATGTTGGGGTCGCCGACGCCTCCGCGTGTCCTCGATGTGCGCACACCGGGGGAGTTCGAGACCGTTCACATCGGTGGCGCCTACAACGTGCCCTTAGATCTGCTGCGTGAGCATCGAGAGGACATCTCCCGCCACCTCGACCAGGACGTGGTGCTGGTGTGTCGGTCGGGTCAGCGGGCTGCGCAGGCCGAGGAAGCGTTGCGCGGTGTGGGTCTGCCGAATGTGCATGTCCTGGATGGGGGCATGGCGGCGTGGGAGAGCCGCGGCCTGGCGGTCAATAAGGGCCGGACGCGCTGGGATCTTGAGCGCCAGGTGCGGTTGGTGGCCGGTTCTCTTGTGTTGAGCAGTGTGCTCGCCAGCGTGGTTGCCCCCAAGGTCAAGTGGCTTGCTGCCGGGATTGGTGGCGGTTTGACGTTCGCCGCAGTGTCGGACACCTGTGCGATGGGCATGCTGTTGGCCAAGCTTCCTTATAACCGCGGGACCTCGTGTGACGCACAATCGATCGTCGCCGAGTTATCCGCGACGGCGACTCCGCGTTGA
- a CDS encoding sulfite exporter TauE/SafE family protein — MSIALALAFGALIGVLLGLLGGGGSILAVPALVYAVGLDMQQAIPVSLLVIGVASAVGALPKIRAKQVQWRLAGVFAAAGIPATFAGAAIGSHLPQSVLLLGFAAVMVLAGARMLSSNDHTGTACDAEGGIDWRRCAPRSIPAGLAVGLLTGLFGVGGGFLIIPALVLMLGVEMPIAIGTSLLIIVANSVAGFLSHLHGLSVDWALAGAFAATATVASLVAGQLGTRLNTDRLQRWFAYLVFVVAAFVVVDTIFLR; from the coding sequence GTGTCCATCGCTCTGGCCCTGGCGTTCGGCGCCCTCATCGGAGTGCTGCTCGGATTGTTGGGCGGCGGGGGCTCGATCCTGGCGGTACCGGCGCTGGTGTACGCCGTCGGGCTGGACATGCAACAAGCAATCCCGGTGTCACTTCTGGTGATCGGCGTGGCCTCGGCGGTCGGTGCGCTTCCCAAGATCCGGGCCAAGCAGGTGCAATGGCGTCTGGCAGGTGTGTTCGCCGCGGCGGGCATACCCGCGACCTTTGCCGGCGCCGCGATCGGGTCGCACCTTCCGCAGTCGGTGTTGTTACTGGGCTTCGCCGCGGTGATGGTGCTGGCCGGCGCCCGGATGCTCAGCAGCAACGACCACACCGGCACCGCCTGCGACGCCGAGGGCGGCATCGACTGGCGGCGCTGCGCTCCGCGATCCATCCCCGCCGGGTTGGCGGTCGGGCTCCTGACGGGACTGTTCGGCGTCGGCGGCGGATTTCTGATCATCCCCGCCCTGGTGCTGATGCTCGGAGTGGAGATGCCGATCGCGATCGGCACGTCGTTGCTGATCATCGTCGCGAACTCAGTCGCCGGCTTCTTGTCCCACCTGCACGGATTGAGCGTCGACTGGGCCCTCGCGGGGGCATTCGCGGCCACCGCGACCGTCGCCTCGCTCGTCGCGGGCCAGCTGGGCACCCGCCTCAACACCGACCGGCTGCAGCGCTGGTTCGCCTACCTGGTCTTCGTGGTCGCGGCGTTCGTCGTCGTCGACACCATCTTCTTGCGCTGA